From Ruminococcus sp. HUN007, a single genomic window includes:
- the rny gene encoding ribonuclease Y, translating to MSIPIVIIIAIIACAVGAAAGAYFYGKQSFQKGILYRQQQAEAAIGSAEQEADKIRREASRLIESAKAESENRKKAALVEAKDEIYKLKNEADKEIKERRSEISRQERRIQQKEENLDKKNDNLERKEEILQSKIKSAEEKLNEAESIKKSQMDILEKISEFTREQAKDYIISQLETELVHEKALKISAYEQQIKDCCDDKARSLISLAIAKCAADQVSESSISVVALPNDEMKGRIIGREGRNIRTLETLTGVDLIIDDTPEAITLSCFDQVRREVARIALEKLIQDGRIHPTRIEEMVDKARREVEHKIKQEGERALLETNVHNINHELVKLIGRLKFRTSYRQNVLNHSIEVAQLAGVLASELGVDANIARRAGLLHDIGKALTSEIEGSHVQIGVDVCKKYKESNEVIHAVEAHHNDVEPQTVIACIVQAADAISAARPAARCENYESYIKRLEKLEEICSSYDGVEKCFAVQAGREVRIMVLPEVINDEKMVLVARDIVKRIEDEMEYPGQIKVNLIRESRAIEYAK from the coding sequence ATGAGCATACCAATAGTTATTATTATTGCGATTATTGCTTGTGCGGTCGGTGCTGCAGCCGGTGCCTATTTTTACGGAAAGCAGAGTTTCCAGAAGGGCATTCTCTACAGACAGCAGCAGGCTGAAGCCGCTATAGGCTCAGCTGAGCAGGAAGCAGACAAGATAAGACGTGAAGCTTCCAGACTGATCGAAAGCGCAAAAGCGGAAAGCGAAAACAGAAAAAAAGCAGCTCTTGTTGAAGCAAAGGACGAGATCTACAAGCTTAAGAATGAAGCTGACAAGGAGATTAAGGAAAGAAGATCAGAGATCTCACGTCAGGAACGCAGAATCCAGCAGAAAGAAGAAAACCTCGACAAGAAGAATGACAATCTTGAACGCAAGGAAGAGATACTTCAGAGCAAGATCAAGTCAGCCGAGGAAAAACTCAATGAAGCTGAATCCATCAAGAAAAGCCAGATGGATATTCTTGAAAAAATCTCGGAATTCACAAGAGAACAGGCCAAGGATTACATTATTTCACAGCTTGAAACAGAACTTGTTCATGAAAAGGCACTCAAGATATCAGCTTATGAACAGCAGATAAAAGACTGCTGCGACGACAAGGCAAGAAGCCTTATATCACTTGCTATTGCAAAATGTGCAGCTGATCAGGTTTCAGAATCCTCCATCTCAGTAGTTGCACTTCCTAACGACGAGATGAAAGGCCGTATAATCGGCCGTGAGGGACGTAACATAAGAACACTTGAAACACTTACAGGCGTCGACCTTATAATCGACGATACTCCTGAAGCTATCACACTTTCATGCTTCGATCAGGTAAGACGTGAAGTTGCCAGAATAGCACTTGAAAAACTCATTCAGGACGGACGTATCCATCCGACAAGAATCGAGGAAATGGTCGACAAGGCAAGACGTGAAGTTGAACACAAGATCAAGCAGGAAGGTGAACGCGCTCTTCTTGAAACAAACGTTCACAACATCAACCATGAACTTGTAAAGCTTATAGGACGTCTCAAGTTCCGTACAAGTTACCGTCAGAACGTCCTCAATCATTCTATTGAAGTTGCACAGCTCGCAGGCGTGCTTGCTTCAGAACTCGGTGTTGACGCAAACATCGCAAGACGTGCCGGTCTTCTTCACGATATCGGTAAGGCTCTCACCTCCGAGATCGAAGGATCACACGTACAGATCGGTGTGGATGTATGTAAGAAGTACAAGGAAAGCAATGAAGTCATCCACGCTGTTGAAGCTCACCACAACGACGTTGAACCGCAGACAGTCATCGCATGTATCGTACAGGCCGCAGACGCTATCTCAGCTGCCAGACCTGCTGCAAGATGCGAAAACTACGAAAGCTACATCAAGAGGCTTGAAAAGCTCGAAGAGATCTGCTCATCATACGACGGAGTTGAAAAGTGCTTCGCAGTACAGGCAGGACGTGAAGTCCGTATCATGGTACTTCCGGAAGTCATCAACGATGAAAAGATGGTTCTTGTTGCAAGAGACATCGTTAAGCGAATCGAAGATGAAATGGAATACCCGGGACAGATCAAGGTCAACCTCATCCGCGAAAGCAGAGCGATCGAATACGCAAAATAA
- a CDS encoding PocR ligand-binding domain-containing protein, producing MEAENVYLTDIIDLDVLHKIQDAFSSMTDMACIITDAYGVAVTNGSNFCDFCSRFTRVSPEGARRCEECDRRGAEMAIENKGVCTYFCHAGLIEFAAPIMANGQMVGSIVGGQILSSPPDLNAFAEKANELGIDPDDYTHEAKKVRILAQEEIDKAALSLNSLAEVLSTVATNNFNMLANSAEVEKSAKLKSDFLANMSHEIRTPMNAVLGMAEMALREEMSPTARDFIHQIRASGKNLLTIINDILDFSKIESGKMEIIEVPYEPLSMINDIASMVNSRIGDKNIEFTVDAPPEIPHKLFGDNVRIQQILINLLTNAVKFTKQGQVQLRLKFRKKNENEGTLKALVMDTGMGIKEENLDKIFESFQQVDSKRNRNIEGTGLGLAITQQLLTLMGGFIDVESEYNVGSTFAIIIPQKIVSKEPSVPKADKTISAAVISQNMYICMQLVKDLSRLNATYTVLEKENYMDSLDFDFLFIEENLFTKEIQTFVTNNPKLQCVVIENRKSLKRFNVVNIRTIRKPIYVLSLYSILGIGEDYAAFADFMDDDFPFTAPDAQILIVDDNTINLTVAEGLLEPLNMKIDTATGAKDAINKIKEKKFDLIFMDHMMPEIDGVEATHMIRTTFPDYEDTPIIALTANAVANAKDMFLSEGLNDFVAKPIEIKDIVSKLKKWLPHEKIVIAESQHEEKQEDELGPFYKEVEVESEAYPDGTDTETAETESAAEEQSAFDASPDPVPETPEVQPAAAPASQSTPAQPAAQSAPAPAPQSAPAQPAPQSAPAPAPQSTPAQPAPQPASAPAPQSAPAQPAPQPASAPASQSVPAQPAPKSAPAAPPPAPKPAPPKPAAPGQRSGPLEIEGLNVKLALSLLGTEKLFLTVLKQYFCSIEQKARSIENHYNNEDWKNYTIEVHALKSTSKQIGAEHVSAVAAEMEKAGNEGNIDLIREKTASMLEEYRGYRKSLKYLFPDVPDEDEEKEADSGQINEQLDKLAEAIEDFDSLTMEEVVENLSKFKLTGESKTVFDELKEAVSSSELEQCSALITKWKGILG from the coding sequence ATGGAAGCGGAAAATGTTTATCTTACTGATATTATAGACCTGGATGTACTGCATAAGATCCAGGATGCGTTTTCTTCTATGACTGACATGGCATGCATTATAACCGATGCATACGGCGTAGCTGTCACAAACGGGTCGAACTTCTGTGATTTCTGTTCAAGATTCACGCGTGTTTCACCTGAAGGTGCCAGAAGATGCGAAGAATGCGACAGGCGAGGAGCAGAAATGGCGATAGAAAACAAAGGGGTATGCACATATTTCTGCCACGCCGGACTTATAGAATTCGCCGCACCGATCATGGCAAACGGCCAGATGGTCGGCAGTATTGTCGGAGGTCAGATCCTTTCATCACCTCCTGACCTGAATGCTTTCGCTGAAAAAGCAAACGAACTGGGAATAGACCCGGATGACTATACACACGAAGCAAAGAAAGTACGTATTCTTGCACAGGAAGAAATCGACAAGGCGGCACTTTCACTGAACAGTCTTGCCGAAGTACTCAGCACAGTTGCAACGAACAACTTCAACATGCTCGCCAACAGCGCTGAAGTCGAGAAAAGTGCAAAGCTCAAATCCGACTTCCTTGCGAACATGAGCCACGAGATCCGTACGCCTATGAACGCCGTGCTCGGTATGGCGGAAATGGCTCTCCGTGAGGAAATGTCCCCTACTGCACGTGACTTCATCCACCAGATACGTGCTTCAGGTAAAAACCTCCTCACCATCATCAACGACATCCTCGACTTCTCCAAGATCGAATCCGGAAAAATGGAGATCATCGAGGTACCGTATGAACCGCTTTCGATGATCAACGACATTGCAAGTATGGTAAACAGCCGTATCGGCGACAAGAACATCGAATTCACTGTCGATGCTCCGCCTGAGATACCGCACAAGCTCTTCGGCGACAATGTAAGAATACAGCAGATACTTATCAATCTTCTTACAAACGCCGTTAAGTTCACAAAGCAGGGTCAGGTCCAGCTTCGTCTCAAATTCAGAAAAAAGAATGAAAACGAAGGAACGCTCAAGGCTCTCGTAATGGATACCGGTATGGGTATCAAGGAAGAGAACCTCGACAAGATCTTCGAATCGTTCCAGCAGGTAGACAGTAAACGTAACAGAAATATCGAAGGTACCGGTCTGGGACTTGCCATCACGCAGCAGCTTCTCACACTCATGGGCGGCTTTATCGATGTTGAGAGTGAATACAATGTAGGAAGTACCTTTGCTATAATCATTCCGCAGAAGATCGTCAGCAAGGAGCCTTCAGTGCCTAAGGCTGACAAAACCATCTCAGCTGCAGTCATTTCGCAGAACATGTACATATGCATGCAGCTCGTAAAGGACCTTTCACGTCTCAACGCAACCTACACAGTCCTTGAAAAAGAGAACTACATGGACTCCCTCGACTTTGATTTTCTGTTCATCGAGGAAAATCTTTTCACCAAGGAGATACAGACATTCGTTACAAACAATCCGAAACTCCAGTGTGTGGTTATCGAAAACAGAAAGAGCCTCAAGCGTTTCAACGTTGTAAATATACGTACAATAAGAAAGCCGATCTACGTACTTTCACTGTACTCGATACTCGGTATCGGTGAAGACTACGCTGCATTTGCAGACTTCATGGATGACGACTTCCCGTTCACCGCACCGGATGCACAGATCCTCATCGTAGACGACAACACCATCAACCTCACGGTTGCAGAAGGTCTTCTTGAACCGCTCAACATGAAGATAGATACTGCTACCGGCGCAAAGGATGCTATCAACAAGATAAAGGAAAAGAAATTCGACCTTATCTTCATGGACCACATGATGCCGGAAATAGACGGTGTCGAAGCAACACATATGATAAGGACCACATTCCCGGACTACGAGGATACGCCTATCATCGCACTTACAGCAAATGCCGTGGCCAACGCCAAGGACATGTTCCTAAGCGAAGGTCTGAACGACTTCGTTGCAAAGCCGATTGAAATAAAGGATATCGTTTCAAAACTGAAGAAATGGCTGCCGCATGAAAAGATCGTCATTGCAGAATCACAACATGAAGAAAAACAGGAAGATGAGCTCGGTCCGTTCTACAAGGAAGTTGAAGTTGAATCTGAAGCATATCCTGACGGAACCGACACTGAAACAGCAGAAACGGAAAGCGCCGCCGAAGAACAGTCTGCATTTGACGCTTCACCGGATCCTGTACCGGAAACCCCTGAAGTTCAGCCTGCAGCAGCTCCGGCTTCTCAGAGTACTCCGGCACAGCCTGCAGCTCAGTCCGCTCCGGCACCAGCTCCACAGAGTGCTCCTGCCCAGCCGGCTCCTCAGTCCGCTCCGGCACCAGCTCCGCAGAGCACTCCTGCACAACCTGCTCCTCAGCCGGCATCAGCTCCGGCCCCTCAGAGTGCCCCTGCACAGCCTGCTCCTCAGCCGGCATCAGCACCAGCTTCACAGAGTGTCCCTGCTCAGCCGGCTCCTAAGAGTGCTCCTGCAGCTCCTCCGCCGGCTCCTAAACCGGCTCCGCCTAAGCCTGCAGCTCCGGGTCAGAGAAGCGGGCCGCTTGAAATTGAAGGTCTCAATGTAAAGCTTGCACTTTCACTTCTCGGAACTGAAAAACTCTTCCTCACTGTACTCAAACAGTATTTCTGTTCTATCGAACAGAAAGCGCGTTCCATCGAGAACCACTACAACAATGAGGACTGGAAGAACTACACCATCGAAGTTCACGCCCTCAAGAGCACTTCAAAACAGATCGGTGCCGAACACGTTTCTGCAGTTGCTGCCGAAATGGAAAAGGCGGGCAACGAAGGCAACATCGATCTTATCCGCGAAAAGACTGCATCTATGCTCGAAGAATACCGCGGTTACAGAAAATCACTGAAGTATCTCTTCCCTGACGTTCCAGACGAGGACGAGGAAAAGGAAGCTGACAGCGGTCAGATAAACGAACAGCTGGACAAGCTTGCGGAAGCCATAGAAGACTTCGACTCACTTACTATGGAAGAAGTTGTTGAAAATCTCAGCAAATTCAAACTTACCGGCGAAAGCAAAACAGTATTTGACGAACTGAAGGAAGCTGTTTCATCCTCTGAACTTGAACAGTGTTCCGCACTCATAACCAAATGGAAAGGCATACTCGGATAA
- a CDS encoding response regulator, producing the protein MKLRILLNSKHNSVISDFFKQTSQAFDCLSTSDCLDDIANHFKLFKPQAYVYFSEGAQCGPLVTQMRALKSSHDFGNVPIIAVADENVCKMLERLPQKPDLILPQSTASDVMTAEIIKTVRTKQASAPVQMSHSGTASSGPRPISVISTPKAVQPASAPKPAPDPEPVREEAAPPPPPKKNVPVIPPDKIIDEPNVKNSKANILVIDDDKNILRLIKSACSEFFNITTMLNADLIDKYFETKTVDLILLDYEMPGENGPQVFQRLRKIPNAESTPIVFLTGVSDRKKIQEVMSLKPQGYVLKPINMEKLFSSIYSLIR; encoded by the coding sequence ATGAAACTCAGAATACTGTTAAATTCCAAGCATAACAGTGTTATAAGTGATTTTTTCAAACAGACATCGCAGGCCTTTGACTGTCTCAGCACATCGGACTGCCTTGACGATATAGCTAACCACTTCAAGCTTTTCAAGCCGCAGGCTTACGTGTATTTCAGCGAGGGTGCACAGTGCGGTCCGCTGGTAACGCAGATGCGCGCCTTAAAAAGCAGTCACGACTTTGGAAATGTTCCGATAATCGCTGTAGCCGATGAAAATGTCTGCAAAATGCTCGAAAGACTTCCGCAGAAACCGGATCTCATTTTACCGCAGAGCACTGCCTCAGACGTAATGACAGCCGAAATAATTAAAACGGTCAGGACAAAACAGGCATCCGCTCCGGTACAGATGAGCCATTCAGGCACAGCTTCTTCCGGACCGAGACCTATTTCCGTTATATCAACGCCGAAGGCAGTTCAGCCTGCTTCTGCACCAAAGCCGGCCCCGGATCCAGAACCTGTCAGAGAAGAGGCAGCGCCTCCTCCGCCGCCGAAGAAGAACGTTCCGGTAATACCGCCTGACAAGATAATCGATGAACCTAATGTAAAGAACTCAAAGGCAAACATTCTTGTTATCGACGATGACAAGAACATTCTGCGTCTTATCAAGAGTGCCTGCAGCGAGTTTTTCAACATAACCACAATGCTTAACGCAGATCTTATAGACAAATATTTTGAGACCAAGACCGTTGACCTTATTCTTCTTGACTACGAAATGCCGGGAGAAAACGGTCCTCAGGTCTTCCAGAGACTCAGGAAAATACCGAATGCGGAATCCACACCGATAGTTTTCCTGACAGGTGTTTCAGACAGAAAGAAAATACAGGAGGTAATGTCATTAAAACCTCAGGGGTACGTTCTGAAACCGATCAACATGGAAAAACTGTTTTCGAGCATTTACAGTCTCATAAGATAA
- a CDS encoding NAD(P)-dependent oxidoreductase, which translates to MAKILVTGACGLMGEKVCSGLLKRDNNEIIGTDTKSSTYNEGKERYTFVAAGPRDRAVFEELFKNEKIDILVHCACTADNDLKDIITEDDIKESGIYDDYLYTLAVSSGVKKAIIISTSQVYDFPKSREPIRETDKLKLDSNYAKLKRKAEEKFGEAIKANPEVIGAALRVAPIYTSDFSDNLLAKIYDPETDGLFVYYSGDYGFQFCCLHNLVEFIMCYVKYAEDRTYSGLYNIADNNICSAREIISYARARKTYGPALQRNVSKDKMRNLIGRLTSRGDQKTNYRYNDMDIFFNNNVLDGTRAKKLCNFKWNIENTK; encoded by the coding sequence ATGGCTAAGATCTTAGTTACCGGTGCTTGCGGGCTTATGGGTGAAAAGGTCTGCTCAGGATTACTTAAAAGAGATAATAATGAGATAATCGGAACCGACACTAAGTCAAGCACCTACAATGAGGGGAAAGAACGCTATACTTTCGTAGCTGCAGGTCCGAGAGACCGTGCTGTTTTTGAAGAGCTTTTTAAAAATGAGAAAATTGACATACTTGTTCACTGTGCTTGTACTGCTGACAACGATCTGAAAGATATTATCACAGAAGATGATATCAAGGAAAGCGGAATATATGATGACTATCTTTACACACTGGCAGTTTCGTCCGGAGTAAAGAAAGCTATTATAATCAGTACGAGTCAGGTCTATGATTTTCCGAAATCAAGAGAGCCGATCAGAGAAACAGACAAGCTGAAGCTTGACTCAAACTATGCAAAACTGAAAAGAAAAGCTGAGGAGAAGTTCGGAGAAGCCATAAAGGCTAATCCTGAAGTTATCGGAGCTGCACTCAGGGTCGCTCCTATCTATACCAGTGATTTTTCAGATAATCTTCTTGCGAAGATATATGACCCGGAAACAGACGGATTGTTTGTGTACTATTCAGGTGATTACGGATTTCAGTTCTGCTGTCTGCATAACCTTGTGGAATTTATCATGTGTTATGTAAAATATGCTGAAGACAGAACTTACAGTGGTCTCTACAATATTGCTGACAATAACATCTGTTCAGCGCGTGAGATCATATCCTATGCGAGAGCCCGCAAGACATACGGTCCGGCTCTTCAGAGAAATGTAAGCAAGGACAAGATGAGGAATCTTATCGGACGTCTGACGAGCAGGGGCGATCAGAAGACTAACTACCGTTACAATGATATGGACATTTTCTTCAACAATAATGTACTTGACGGAACCAGAGCCAAAAAACTCTGCAATTTCAAGTGGAATATCGAAAATACGAAGTAA
- a CDS encoding TIGR01212 family radical SAM protein (This family includes YhcC from E. coli K-12, an uncharacterized radical SAM protein.), with amino-acid sequence MNEFDISRDNKRYYTQNRFLRETFGEKVIKLSVNTGLSCPNRDGKCGTGGCIYCSPMLSGDFSGNSGSTITDQMTEQIKLLSGKWKSSSYIAYFQAGTNTYAPVNTLRAFYNEALAFPGTRGITIATRADCLSDEITELLSELSEHTFLTVELGLQTIHDKTAELINRGHSFSTFIRGFSKLKERGIRTCIHMINGLPGETYEMMMETAETVSSLHPGSVKIHMLHIIRGTKLAEMYTADPFPLPDRDEYISLVCDQIEIMAPDTVIERVTGDGDKKNTYSSAVDL; translated from the coding sequence ATGAATGAATTTGATATCTCACGCGATAACAAGCGTTACTACACCCAGAACCGTTTTCTCCGTGAAACATTCGGCGAAAAAGTGATAAAACTTTCGGTCAACACCGGCCTTTCCTGCCCGAACCGGGACGGAAAATGCGGCACAGGCGGATGCATTTACTGCTCACCTATGCTCAGCGGAGATTTTTCAGGCAATTCCGGAAGCACAATAACCGATCAGATGACTGAACAGATAAAGCTTCTGTCAGGCAAATGGAAAAGTTCAAGTTACATCGCTTACTTTCAGGCCGGCACAAACACCTATGCCCCTGTAAACACACTCCGGGCATTCTATAATGAAGCACTTGCCTTTCCGGGCACCAGAGGAATTACCATTGCCACCAGAGCCGACTGTCTTTCCGATGAGATCACAGAGCTGCTTTCCGAACTGTCAGAGCATACTTTTCTGACGGTCGAACTCGGCCTGCAGACCATACACGACAAAACTGCAGAACTCATTAACCGCGGCCACTCATTCAGTACATTCATCCGCGGATTCTCAAAGCTTAAGGAAAGAGGCATACGCACCTGCATTCACATGATCAACGGTCTTCCCGGTGAAACATATGAAATGATGATGGAAACAGCCGAAACTGTAAGCAGCCTTCATCCCGGAAGCGTAAAGATCCATATGCTCCATATAATCAGAGGAACAAAGCTTGCAGAAATGTACACGGCTGATCCGTTTCCGCTGCCTGACAGAGATGAATATATCTCACTTGTCTGTGACCAGATCGAAATAATGGCACCGGATACCGTAATTGAAAGAGTCACCGGAGACGGAGACAAAAAAAACACTTATAGCTCCGCTGTGGACCTGTGA
- a CDS encoding extracellular solute-binding protein encodes MKRTGRLFASLAAVILASSLASCDSTKQESSKDNLDTATREELASLAAKDSRLTGELENKTIKWMANWGYSAEKDPNLVVFQERYGGTIEETIIDWSVRYDKLATAINGDEGIDFFPAGDTDAFPKGAIKSMFVPVDDYIDFDSELWKDVKKANDIFLWNGSHYVICTDVSGANTAVFYNKKTIEEYGLEDPAELFAKGEWTWDTFKKQLDDFVDPDNGLYGIDGYWTEAALSLTTGVPYIGLENGKLVNNLKDPAIERVQNFMAELHDDGCVLDKGLFDWQEKPNFIGEGKELFYPCGLWAVYKPAAEWKKTLGEDAFFVPMPKDPKADHYYIPSTVEGFMMVSGGKNPEGVAKFAECKRAVLLNEGLRQLGEDMTVESYGWTPEMVAMRDKMTEMANEYPVFDFYVGVSNDVTSILDSAETGIRGTLQAGTPWSETVASCYDVINTLIDDANNGKS; translated from the coding sequence ATGAAAAGAACTGGAAGACTATTTGCTTCTCTGGCAGCTGTTATTCTTGCGTCTTCGCTGGCTTCATGCGACAGCACAAAGCAGGAAAGCAGTAAAGACAATCTCGATACTGCCACAAGAGAAGAACTTGCCAGTCTTGCTGCCAAGGACTCAAGACTTACCGGAGAACTGGAAAACAAGACTATCAAGTGGATGGCAAACTGGGGCTATTCTGCTGAAAAAGATCCTAATCTTGTTGTTTTTCAGGAAAGATACGGCGGAACGATCGAAGAGACTATTATCGACTGGTCTGTAAGATACGACAAGCTCGCAACAGCTATAAACGGTGACGAAGGAATTGACTTTTTCCCTGCAGGAGATACGGATGCATTTCCTAAGGGCGCTATTAAATCAATGTTCGTTCCTGTTGATGACTACATTGATTTTGATTCGGAGCTCTGGAAAGATGTTAAGAAAGCTAACGACATATTCCTCTGGAACGGAAGCCACTACGTGATCTGTACAGATGTGAGCGGTGCCAATACTGCAGTTTTCTACAATAAGAAAACCATTGAGGAATACGGACTTGAGGATCCGGCTGAACTCTTTGCAAAGGGTGAATGGACATGGGATACCTTCAAGAAACAGCTTGATGATTTCGTTGATCCTGACAACGGCCTTTACGGTATTGACGGATACTGGACCGAGGCTGCTCTTTCACTTACCACCGGTGTTCCGTACATCGGACTTGAAAACGGAAAACTCGTAAACAACCTGAAAGATCCTGCTATAGAACGTGTACAGAATTTTATGGCAGAACTTCACGATGACGGATGTGTTCTTGACAAGGGACTCTTCGACTGGCAGGAAAAGCCGAACTTTATCGGCGAGGGTAAGGAACTTTTCTATCCGTGCGGATTATGGGCTGTTTACAAGCCTGCGGCAGAATGGAAAAAGACTTTAGGGGAGGATGCATTCTTCGTACCGATGCCAAAGGATCCGAAGGCAGACCACTACTACATTCCTTCAACTGTTGAAGGATTTATGATGGTATCAGGAGGAAAGAATCCTGAAGGCGTTGCAAAGTTTGCTGAATGCAAGAGAGCAGTGCTTCTGAATGAAGGCCTCAGACAGCTCGGAGAAGATATGACGGTTGAAAGCTACGGCTGGACACCTGAAATGGTTGCCATGAGAGACAAGATGACCGAAATGGCAAACGAGTATCCTGTGTTTGATTTCTATGTCGGCGTAAGCAACGATGTAACAAGTATTCTTGACAGTGCTGAAACCGGAATAAGAGGTACACTTCAGGCGGGAACACCATGGTCCGAGACTGTGGCTTCGTGCTATGATGTTATAAATACTCTGATTGATGATGCCAATAACGGAAAATCGTAA
- the thrS gene encoding threonine--tRNA ligase, whose product MLKLTLKDGSVREVENGQSAADIIKGIGAGLFKAACCVKINGEVKDLRTIIDNDCEFEVMTFDSLDGKKTFWHTASHILAQAVKRLFPEAKLAIGPAIDTGFYYDFDVEKPFSTDELTKIEAEMKKIVKEGIALEQFEMSPADAIAYLKEQGEPYKVELCEEHADKGEPISFYKQGDFTDLCAGPHLLSTAPVKAFKLLSCTGAYWRGNEKNKMLTRIYAVAFPKASELEEHLKKLEEAKLRDHNKLGRELEYFTTVDYVGQGLPILLPKGTRVIQLLQRWIEDEEQKRGCLLTKTPLMAKRDLYRISGHWDHYLDGMFVLGDPTDETKECFALRPMTCPFQYQVYLNRQRSYRDLPMRLTETSTLFRNEDSGEMHGLIRVRQFTISEGHYILRPDQLEEEFKGCLELAKYCLDTVGLLEDCTFRFSQWDPANPKNKYEGTKEQWEEAQRVMGQILDHLGVEYTVGIDEAAFYGPKLDIQYKNVFGKEDTLVTIQIDMLLAEKFGMYYIDKDGQKKLPYIIHRTSLGCYERTLAYMIEHFAGVMPLWLAPEQVRLLPIGEQHVEYAQKLADRLTSLGMRVTVDSRDDNIGPKIKASRLERIPYTFIIGDKEVADNTVTVRSRKEGELPGVPVDDIVAKLVKEIADKVK is encoded by the coding sequence ATGTTAAAACTGACATTAAAAGACGGCAGTGTAAGGGAAGTCGAAAACGGACAGTCTGCTGCTGACATCATCAAGGGCATCGGTGCCGGACTTTTCAAGGCTGCATGCTGCGTAAAGATCAACGGAGAAGTAAAGGATCTCCGTACCATTATAGATAACGACTGTGAATTTGAAGTAATGACTTTCGATTCACTTGACGGTAAAAAGACATTCTGGCACACTGCTTCACACATTCTTGCTCAGGCAGTAAAGAGACTTTTCCCTGAAGCAAAGCTTGCTATCGGACCGGCTATCGACACTGGTTTCTACTACGACTTCGATGTTGAGAAGCCGTTTTCAACTGATGAACTCACTAAGATCGAAGCTGAAATGAAGAAGATCGTAAAGGAAGGCATAGCGCTCGAACAGTTTGAAATGTCTCCTGCCGATGCGATCGCATATCTTAAGGAACAGGGTGAACCTTACAAGGTTGAACTCTGTGAGGAACACGCAGACAAGGGCGAACCTATCTCATTCTACAAGCAGGGCGATTTCACGGATCTCTGTGCAGGTCCGCACCTCCTTTCAACAGCTCCTGTAAAGGCATTCAAGCTTCTTTCATGCACAGGTGCATACTGGAGAGGAAACGAAAAGAACAAGATGCTCACAAGAATCTACGCTGTTGCATTCCCTAAGGCATCTGAACTTGAAGAACATCTTAAGAAACTCGAGGAAGCAAAGCTCCGCGACCACAACAAGCTCGGCCGTGAACTTGAATACTTCACAACAGTTGACTACGTAGGCCAGGGACTTCCTATCCTTCTTCCAAAGGGTACAAGAGTTATCCAGCTTCTCCAGAGATGGATCGAAGACGAGGAACAGAAGAGAGGCTGTCTCCTTACAAAGACACCTCTTATGGCTAAGAGAGACCTTTACAGAATCTCAGGCCACTGGGATCACTATCTTGACGGCATGTTCGTTCTCGGCGATCCGACAGACGAAACAAAGGAATGCTTTGCACTCCGTCCAATGACATGTCCGTTCCAGTATCAGGTATATCTCAACCGTCAGCGTTCATACCGCGATCTTCCTATGCGTCTTACAGAGACATCAACTCTCTTCAGAAACGAGGACAGCGGTGAAATGCACGGACTTATCCGTGTACGTCAGTTCACAATTTCAGAAGGTCACTACATTTTAAGACCTGATCAGCTCGAAGAAGAATTCAAGGGCTGTCTCGAACTTGCTAAATACTGTCTCGACACAGTTGGTCTTCTCGAAGACTGTACATTCCGTTTCTCACAGTGGGATCCTGCAAACCCGAAGAACAAGTACGAGGGTACAAAGGAACAGTGGGAGGAAGCTCAGCGCGTAATGGGTCAGATACTTGACCACCTCGGTGTTGAATATACAGTTGGTATCGACGAGGCTGCATTCTACGGTCCTAAGCTCGATATTCAGTACAAGAACGTATTCGGCAAGGAAGATACACTCGTAACTATTCAGATCGATATGCTCCTTGCAGAAAAGTTCGGCATGTACTACATCGACAAGGACGGACAGAAGAAGCTTCCGTACATTATCCACAGAACATCACTCGGCTGCTACGAAAGAACACTTGCATACATGATCGAACACTTCGCAGGTGTAATGCCTCTCTGGCTTGCTCCTGAACAGGTAAGACTTCTTCCTATCGGTGAGCAGCACGTTGAATATGCACAGAAGCTTGCTGACAGACTTACATCACTCGGCATGAGAGTAACTGTTGACAGCCGTGACGACAATATCGGTCCTAAGATCAAGGCTTCAAGACTTGAAAGAATTCCTTATACATTCATTATCGGTGACAAGGAAGTGGCTGATAACACAGTTACAGTACGTTCACGTAAGGAAGGGGAACTTCCGGGCGTTCCTGTTGACGATATCGTTGCTAAGCTCGTTAAGGAAATTGCCGATAAGGTAAAATGA